GATCAGTGACGAGATGTGTAAAACGAGTCAAAGTTAGATCatagaaattaaataaaaaggttCTTCAATAGATATGTTACTGGTCTCATAAAACTTGACACATTGTAATCTGTGACAGCCACCCGTGAGAGAGACATCATCGTTCGTGGACTGCAGTCTTTCTCTTCGGTTTCCTGCATCCGTTTCAGACCCTACAACAGTGGCGATCATGAATGGTTGAGCATTGAGTCCAGGAGCGGGTAAAGATCTgagtttctttattttcttggtGTGTAGTTTAGTAATTTTTTAAATAGAGCAGATTTGACAGAATGCAGTGTATAATCAAAAGCACAATATAATGATCTACATagatcagggatgtccaaagtcgctCCTCGAgcgccgctgtcctgcaggttttagatgtttccctgcttcaacacacctgatgaaaattaaatggatctcttcaaaagattaagTTCTGCAGCAGCCTGCCAATGATGCAGTGATCTGAATGATCCTGACATAGATTGTAAAGTGTTATGTAAATTCATGGTTCTAAATATTCACATCTTATCCATATTGTCATCCTTCTGCTATAAATCTTCTATGCAGTAGATTTCCATGGGGCCGTACAGCCCATTCAAGTTGACATTAGACTAGAGGTAGTACACACCATAGAAAAATGTTCATGCATATTTTAGGAGTTTTCTAAATATTGCTGATTTTATCTGTGTTCATAGCTGCTACTCATTTGTGGGTCGTCAGGGTGGCAGTCAGACCGTGTCTCTGAGCCGACAAGGCTGTCTGTACCACGGCACCGTTCAGCATGAGCTGCTCCACGCCCTCGGATTTAACCACGAGCAGACCCGCTCTGACAGGGACAACCACATCAGAGTGCATTGGGAAAACATCATTGATGGTTATATACTTTCACAACATATATGTTTTCTATAAGCAACTACTGTCTGATTGAGTTAGAATGATACACAGTGGGGGAAATTATGGTTGGCAAATTAGGCTAAATAGAAGAAATTAGGCTAAACATCGaagaaaaagaagtgaaaaaaaCAATGGATTATGTTGACTGGCTGAAGCCCATGTAATCAAGCAAAACATTTACATGACTGTTTTAAAAATGCAGTAGTTTGTCATCAAAAAGCAACCTTGCATGTTGCCCGATCTCCCCTTCATTGCAGTATGTTGGTGTTTGATATGGAACTGTTTGCTTGGAATGGCTTTTACACCATACTTGCTGCCATAATCTATCTTTCTGGTAAAAACTTCTCTTTTCTCTGCAGACATGAAGTACAACTTCAATAAGATTGCCACTCTGAACCAGGGAACTCCTTATGACTACAACTCTGTCATGCAATATGAGAGGTAAATAAAACTTCTTGGTTGGGTCTCGCATTGTCTTTCACACAAGTTTAACAACCTGCTATTCTCAGAAGGCCTTACAAGAGGTACGACTGGTTCAGAACTCAGTGGTGGACATAAAGGACTCCAGGGTTTACTTCTACAGTCAATACATAACCGTCCTGCACCAAAGTGTTAATCAGGAAATTAACAAACAATGCCACTTTGTGAAACAGTTGGATTCTTCCGAAAGGTCAAACTAAGGAGTGTCAAGATGCAACCAACACGGATCTGCATTGAAACATCAAAGAATGAAATCACTGGAATTAGTTTCCATGCATGTAATCAAACCTCAGCTCATCTTGCATTGTTTGGTATCTTCAATGCTTTAGGTATGCCTTCTCCAAGAACAACCGCCCCACTATGGAACCCATCCCTAACAGCAATGTATCCTTTGGCCAATCCACCCAGATGAGCAGAAATGATATTGACAGGCTGAACAGACTCTACAAGTGCTGTAAGTATAAACAACAAAAACTATACTTACAAATATTTTATAGAACACACACCTAAAAAATATGCTACAATACACTAACAGCAAAGCAAATCACTGTTATACAAACTATGTGGGGGGAAAAGAGGAATACAAGAATTAAACAAGCCTCTCTGTCTCTATGCTGGCTTAGATAGACCCTTCCTGATACCACATCAGGTGTCAGTGATGGTGCTAAAATCAATCTGTCCTAAATATGTGCAAAAATCtactttaatattcatgcagAGCTATTATGAAGGTGTAACAACCCCACTTAACCAGATTAAGATCAAATCCTCTAAAGTCTTTTAAGTTTAAAACTTTGAGTTGCAATCATTCCAGAGGAGCTCACCAAGAAACACAGTCTGGATGAGTACCATCTATCAGCCAAAATAGTAACAGCAAGAGCAAAGCTGAGTGACAAAAGAGGCTCATCCGATTCGTCTAATTGTCTTTTTGAGTCTCAAAAAGGCTTTAGCTGAACTTCACCAGCTGTTCCTTTTCAGAATAAAAGGGATTTTCTCTTAAGTGGAATGATTCCTGAACAGCGCTGGTATAGCGAGGCAGTGATCATCTGtcagtttcctttttttaaataatattcTCATTCAAAGGTTGCCCCCATTGACATGTATTTACTCTGCAGAAATTTCACCTATGACTTCTGAATTGCCACCCTGATGACGTGCCTACAAGGGGAAGGAGATGACACTTTGGGGCAGGTGGCAGTTTTGGCTACAGACTCCAAAAGTATAAGAAGTTCAATGATGTCTGACAGTAaaattgcaaaaaaataaaaatgcttgCATGAATTCATttgcattcattttcatttctttctgggTCTGAAAACAAGATAGGTGAAGAGTTTTAAAAAGGAGTGGAAAATTTAACAATGATCTGTAAATCAACTCATTTAGATTACTTCTACTTACTGCAAATTTGTTTTAGTTATCTGTCATCAAAATCATTCACCCATGCACAGTATGTACGGAATAATATGGAAAGGTAATGCAAGTGTAACAATGTGAAATGTAAAGTCTTGTGTCTGCTGAGTGGTATTTGCTTCCACACacagtatttatttgtttgctgTGAAACAGCAGCCAAACCACTTGGAAAAGCATCCCCACAGTTCGGAATAATCTCTATTAGAATTTAAAATTTTTACCAAACTTTTcattccggacttggtctttagtttctagagacagtgactcaagatgtttactgacagcaaacctcttctctttgttgccaaacacaatgacctcagttttttcttgatttaactgaagcaAATTTtgtttcatccactttttgacttgctctaagcagtcgcacaatgactctataggactgcagtcatctggagacagtgcgagatatatctgtatgtcatctgcatagctgtggtagttgactttagagttcttcagaatttgacccagaggcagcatgtatagagtgaagagaaggggtccaagaactgacccctgaggaactccacatgtcattgccattcgatcagattgattacttccaattgtcacaaaataactcagctcctccaagtaggacctgaaccattcaaTGACtatcccgctgagtcctgcccaggtttccaacctgttcagcagtatactgtgatccacagtgtcaaatgcagcactgagatccaacaataccagaactgacaccttgcctgagtcagtgttcaaccttatgtcatttaacactttaataagagccgtttctgtactgtggtgaggtcggaagcctgactgaaatttgtcaaggagtccactggagtgcaagaagttactgagttgattaaaaaccactttctcaacaatcttggatataaaaggaagatttgagatgggtctgtagttggttaaaatggaagcatccaatgttctcttttttaggagtggcttgatggcagctacttttaagggtttaggaaacatgcctgattgaagtgagcagtttattatttgctgcaaatctgtttggacagagcttacaaaagttttaaagaagtcagatggcattgtgtcaagacaggatgttgatggtttaagatgctggattgtttcttctatggttttttggtcaactgtattgaattctgatatcatagttgattgattcctaggtggttttaaggattgcgtcattttattattttgctgatttatgttgatatttagccttatagatttgatttttttcattgaaaaaacaagcaaattcattgcatttttctgtggaacagagttctggaactatctgttttggggggattgtcagcttattaaccatagcaaacagagcacgagtgttgttgatgttcttattaataatttcagataagtgttgctgtctagcccggagtaacccgtggttaaaattacaaagactttgtttgttgaggtcatggtgaatttgaagtttagtttttcgccatttacgctctgctttcctgcattctgttttcaaggcctttaccatcatagtgttcctccatggtgttcgctttctgctcaagatcatcttatttttaacaggtgcaacagtatccatgacatttgagattttcaagttaaagttatctaagagttcatcaactgtctctgcacttGCAGTTGATGACAAAGCTATAACTTCCATtaacttagcactggtattctcatttatgtacctttttctaacagacacacgggttaactgaatgtttgaagttaactgtaagtcatagaacacaaagaaatgatcagagagcgccaaatccttgatatcaacagaagaaatgtcaacacctttagagataaccagatccagtgtgtggcctcgagtatgtgtgggtccattcacatgttgaaggaggccaaaagtgtcaagtagagagcagagttatttggcattagtgtccatgttattgtccatgtgaatgttaaaatcccctgttatgataaaaaaagttatagtcagtagcctgataaaccagcctaaatggattggatgtctaatttagtctggctccgatgaatggatacaacggaacattgttgatgagcacaacccgttgtctttcaaaccgtgtctgtgcctataggccaacgctctgaccctctgccccgcccgcgttgattcaaaacacatctctgcgttgtgattggtttagttgccatctgccagattcagggcagtattttcaaaatgaaaagtggttcgaagccagacccaaccgcaggcaaaacattttgccgtccagcagttggcgctggttttccaggctatatagtcagtgcagataactgacatcagttcagcaaactcatcaaagaaagttcctgggtatcttggtggtctataaatgattaggaagataacttttggatccccttaactaaaaaacagagatattcaaaagagctaaaatcaccaagtaaaatttctttgcactgaaagactgatttaaaaatggcgattgcaaactgtgagatatgcaaacttgggatttcaagagaTGGCAAGGACATCgttaacatccttgatgagaacaggaacaggctcaacGCCAGTAAATGGAGGACAATCACATGAATCACACAACGCAGATGGAGCAGTGCGGCAGCAGCCATTTAGTGAGAACAGGTGCAGACACAACAAATAGTAACTGTGCGTCACTTCCGTTCTTATAACAACCGAGACAAATGGAAGTGAAGCACGGCAAAAATACCAGGGAACATCAGGCACCACAACAACAATCAAGGCCACACAACAGACCAGCAAGGCAAGACAAAACATCAGTTCACAGAGAAACCTCAAAGTCCTCCAGATACCGCGGCGCACAATGCTGACGCTGACGTCCGAAGCGTCGAGGCACCACATCAGATCCACAGCAGGCACGTCCACGTCCGAGGGACCGTCCCCAGGCACACCGTCATCTTCATGACGCGGGCAAAGTGCAGCCAGGGGCTCAGCAATGCCATCAATGCAAGGAGGGCATGGAGCAGGCGGCGGCTCAGCAATAGCCGGGGAGATATCAGGGCAGTGTGGGGCAGGGTTGTCCACATTCTCATCAGAATCAAGATTCTCAATGAGAGGTCTCGAAGCCACGATGGGACCCTCGACCTTGTAACAGTAACCAAGCCTAACCATGTAAGAGGTGCGACGAAGTTGAGATCCCGTGAACTTCTGGATAATGCACCACGACCCATCCACACTCGTGACAAGGTACCTGTCACGTGCTCTTGACTTGTTTCTATCACGGTACAGGTACACCAGGTCACAGGGCCGGATGGTGGGAGGCATGGCCACACGACCAGAGGGCACCTTCGACATCACGCTGTACGGGTAGATGGCGACACACTCTGAATGTAGTGTCTA
This Odontesthes bonariensis isolate fOdoBon6 chromosome 1, fOdoBon6.hap1, whole genome shotgun sequence DNA region includes the following protein-coding sequences:
- the LOC142383101 gene encoding hatching enzyme 1.2-like: MLVLSWSFLALLLVSSSWAEEDVAAIEEDTSKELSVGELLERANRERTPDFDEPALIGGDIAIDSEADRNADPCTSRGCLWLKNADGKVYIPYYIQNHYSTRERDIIVRGLQSFSSVSCIRFRPYNSGDHEWLSIESRSGCYSFVGRQGGSQTVSLSRQGCLYHGTVQHELLHALGFNHEQTRSDRDNHIRVHWENIIDDMKYNFNKIATLNQGTPYDYNSVMQYERYAFSKNNRPTMEPIPNSNVSFGQSTQMSRNDIDRLNRLYKCCKYKQQKLYLQIFYRTHT